The genome window CGGGTTGATGAGGTGATCGTCTTTCACGCCCTGACGAGAGAGCACTTGGGGGAGATCGTCGACCTGATGCTCCAGCGACTCCAGTCCCAGCTGGGGGAAAAGCAGATGACCTTGAAGGTCTCTGATGATGCCAAGGAGTTTCTAGTCAACAAAGGGTATGATCCCCAATTCGGGGCGAGACCTTTGCGCCGGGCCATCCAGCGCCATGTGGAGGACCTGCTGGCTGAAGAGATGCTTCGAGGAACCTTTTCCGAAGGAAGTACCGTTCGTGTCAAGGCCGGGGTCGACCAGCTCGAGGCGGAGGAGGTAACCGAGCTTCATGGCACCCCGGACCAGACGCTTCCCATCGGTCAAACCAGCTGATTGGCCACGTTACCACCAAAGGGCCCGAAAGGGCCCTTTTTTTTGTTTACTTTCTGGTCTCTAAGTGTCATATTCTAGGGCTGTTTATGTAACGCCTTTTTGATCCTGCATACTCATTTCTGTTCGACAGGAAAGGTAGCCCAAAGGTGGTGCGCACCCTGCGGACTATCTTGATTTTGGGTCCTGTCTTTTTCCTTGCCCTGAGATGTCCCACCATTGCTTGGGGCCAGCAAACACCTCTGATCAAAGAGATCGACATTCGGGGGAATCGGCAGGTCGAGTCGGGTGCAATCCGGCAACGTATTCAGACCCGGGTGGGGGATCCTTTCTCACCCCCAAAAATCCGTGGAGATGTGGAACGCCTGTTCAAGATGGGATTCTTCGATGACGTTAAGGTAGAGGCGGAAGAATTGGAGGGGGGGTTGCGCCTCGTCTATATCGTCAAGGAGAAGCCCTCCGTCCGGGCCATTCGGATCGAAGGAGTCGGGGACATCGATGAAGACGACATTCTAAACCGTATTGACTTCGGGGAAGGAACGGTTTTCAATCCGCAGGCGGTCAGTCGGAATGCCGACAACATCCGAAGCCTGTACGAGGAAGAGGGGTTTTATACGGCCCAAGTGGTCGGGCGATTCGAAAAGGTCTCCGATACGGAGGTGGATGTCATCTTCGAAATCCAGCAGGGGCCCAAATTCTTCGTGAGGGACATCACGTTTGTGGGAAACGAGGGATTATCGGCCCGGAAGCTGCGCAAGATCTTGGCTACGAAGGAACGATTTTTCATTCCGTTTCTTCAGCCCGGGGTTCTCAAACGGTCGGACCTCAAGCAAGATGTAGCACGGATCAAGGCATTTTCTCTCGATCAAGGGTATCTGCAGGTCAAGGTGGCCGAACCGGAGATTCACGTCGATAGCGAGGACCAACGTTTGGACATCGTGATTCGAATCGCGGAGGGCTCCCGGTTTCGTGTGGGGAACGTACAGGTAGAGGGGAGCAAGATCTTTACCGTAGAAGAACTTCAGGCTGACCTGAAACTTCCCAAACAAGAATTCTTTAGTCGAGATTTCCTCCGACAGGACATGGCGTTCCTGACCGGGAAATATGCCGAACTGGGGTACGTTTTTGCGGACATCGTTCCGGTCACGCGGGTGCGGCCGGACGAGACGATTGTTGACGTGACCCTCGAGGTCACCGAAGGGATCAAGACGTTCGTGGAACGGATCGAGATCCGCGGCAATACGAAGACTCGGGATAGAGTGATCCGAAGGTATGTACCGCTGGCCGAGGGGGATGTCTATAACGGCAAGCTCCTGCAGCAGGCGCGGGCGGCCCTCGGCGGACTCGGGTACTTTGAAGCGGTAGAGGTCAAGACAGCTCGCGGATCCGCCCCGGATCAGCTCGTGCTCACGATCGATGTAAAGGAGAAACCCACCGGACGGGTCGGCCTCGGGGGTGGCTTCAGTACCTCCGGGGGGGCCCTCGGGTCCGTCTTTTTGAGCGAGGATAACATTTTCGGGCTCGGGAAGCGGATGCGTATTTCCGCGACGTTAGGCACCGTGACGAGTGCGCTGAATTTCACCTGGGATGATCCCTTCTTCCTGGATTCGGAATACTCGATGCACTTTGCTGTCTTCGACCGGATCTCCGACTTCGACGATTTTGAAGAGGACCGGTTGGGCGCCGAAATTAGATTCGGCCGTCGATTTCTCACGTATAATTCGGCCAGTCTCGGTTACCTATATGAGCGGGTCAAGATCACTGACGTCTCGCCCACTGCTTCGCAAGCTATTAAAGACGAAGAGGGAACGACAAACACCAGCTCCCTCAACTTCGGGGTGAACCGAGTCGTTCTCGACAATCCCGGCCGGCCGACACGGGGGTACCGGGCCGGCCTCCTCGGTGAGGTGGCGGGTGGATTCCTGGGAGCGGATACCGACTTTTACAAGGGCATTCTGAACGCCCAATATCACTACCCCCTGTGGAAAGAGTTCGAGGTCCTTGGAATGATTCGGGGGCGAGGCGGCTTTGTCAAAACCTTTGGGGATACGGTCGAGGTTCCCCTCCAGGAACGGTTCTTTCTCGGCGGGTCCGGTTCCTTTCGCGGAAGTAAGTTCCGGGAGCTGAGCCCCAGAGCTCTGGACGGCACCGGAGACCGGATCGGGGGCAATAAGTTTGCCCTCTTGACCGTCGAGGCGGAATTCCCCATTATCAAGACATTCGTAAACCTCTCGGGGGCGCTCTTCGCTGATGCCGCGAATGTCTTCCGCGAGGGCAAAAGTTTCGAATTCGACATGTTTTATGCATTTGGGGTTGGCGTCGGCGTGGTAACGCCCTTTGGCCCGGTCCGGGTTGATCTTGCATACAACCCCGATCCGACGGTCAAGAATGGGAACGAGGACTTCCTTTTCCATTTTAATGCGGGACGGGCCTTCTGATTTCCGCAAAGGAGGAGACGGACCATCATGAGACGAAGATTTCCACACGCACTGACGGGATTGGTGCTGGCTGGCGTTTTCGTGGGAGCCGGGGTGGTCCCGGTGAGGGCCCAAACGGTCAAGATCGGTTTTGTCGACCTCCAGAGAGTCTTGGTAGGGTCGAAGAGGGGGCAGGAAGTCCTGGCAAACCTACAGGCAAAAAAGGACGCGAAGCAGCGGGAGATCGAGGCCCAAGAAAAGGAGATTCGCCAGATGGAGGCGAATCTGCAGAAGCAACGTGATGCATTAACTGAGGACGCCAAGAAAGATCGGGAGCGGGAGATTCGGGATCGCACGCGAGACCTACGTCGGGCGGTGGAGGACCTCAGTCGCTCTTTTACCGAGCGCGAACGAGATCTTCAACAGCGATTAATTCAGGAGGTTGCCGTGGTGGTGCGGGCCTACGGCAAGGAAAAGGGCTATCTCCTGATCATGGAGAAGCGGTTAAGCGGGGTCATGTACGGCAGCGAAACGGTCGATCTGACCGACGAGATGATCGCTGCCTATGATGCCAGCGTCAGCAAGAAGTAGCTGGCTCGAGGAATCTCGGCGATCCGAAGACGTATCTTCGTGGCCATACACTCCCTTATTTCCTTGATTCTTAAGCTTCTTCATGATAAGAAGACACAGTTATACGGGCCCCTTAGGGTCTGGGCACCTCTGAACCATACAGAGTCAGGGTAGAGGCGATGGGTGACGGTGGGATGGATATTCTCGAGATTCAAAAGCACATTCCTCACCGCCATCCATTTCTTCTGGTGGATCGAATCTTGGAAGTGGAGAAGGGCCACCGCATCGCGGGAATCAAGAATGTCACTATCAACGAGCCTTTTTTTGCTGGCCACTTTCCCGGGCGTCCTATCATGCCGGGAGTCCTCCTCATCGAAGGAATGGCGCAGGCGGGAGGGGTTCTCTGGAGCGTGACAATCGATGCGCTTCAGGGGGGCACACCTCAGTACATGTATTTTGCGGCTATCGATAAGGTCAAGTTCCGGCGGCCGGTCTATCCCGGTGACCAAGTCCGGTATGAGGTCAAGATGGTGAGTCTCAAGGGTCGATTCTGCAAGATGCGGGGTTCTGCCACCGTGGATGGCCAACTGGTAGTGGAAGCGGACCTTGTCGCGATGCGCGTGGAGCCCGACCAATGAGCACGGTGGCGGGGAAGAAGAGGCGCGGTCGTCCGGTAACTCGAGGGAGGGAATCGATTCGCCTTCATCCTACGGCGATCGTAGCCCCGACAGCCCAGCTTGGTGGGGGTGTGACCATTGGCCCCTTGGCGGTCATAGGGGAGCGGGTGTGCATCGGTGAGGGAACCACCATTGGGTCTCACGTGGTCATAGACGGATGGACAGAGATCGGTCGCGGGTGCCGAATCTTTCCCCATGCGGTTCTCGGTACGGAGCCACAGGATCTCAAGTTCCACGGAGAGAAAAGCCATCTTTTTGTTGGTGATCACACGGTCATCCGAGAGTTCGCGACAGTTAACCGGGGCACGGCAAGTGGTGGCGGGAAGACGGTAGTGGGCGATCACACGTTCATTATGGCGTATGCGCACGTCGCACATGATTGTTTTTTGGGTGACCACGTCATCCTTGCCAACGCTGCTACCCTGGGGGGCCACGTGACCATCGAGGATTACGCTATTGTGGGTGGCCTGTGCGGCGTACATCAGTTTTGCCGAATCGGCAAGTACGCGCTCGTCGGGGGCTGCTCCGCTGTCAATCAGGATATCCCTCCTTTCATCAAGGCCCAGGGAAACCGCCCCGAGCTGTATGGCCTCAACTCCGTGGGGCTGAAGCGTCACGACTTCTCGAAGGAAACCCTCCAAAAGTTGCGGCGGGCCTACCGCCTTCTCTTTCAGTCTGGTCTCAACACCTCAGACGGCATGGCGCGAGTGGAAGAGGAAGTCCGCGACTGTCCCGAAGTCACGTATCTCGTGCAATTCATCAAATTCTCCCAGCGGGGGATCACACGATGAGGTTACACGCAGCCACCAGCCAGCCACCCGTCAGGAAAGCACCCTTCTTACTGCTCTCCCTAATACTGCCGACCCTAATTTGCTGAGGCTCTGCGAGTGAAGCGGGTCGGGATTATCGCTGGTTCCGGGCCCCTCCCCATGATGGCCGCTCGTGAGGCCAAGGGATTAGGCTGGGAGGTGGTAGTCGTCGCCATCCGGGAAGAGGCAGACCCTGCCGTGGAGGCGGTGGCGGACCGCATCCACTGGATTGGTGTGGGTCAATTGGGGGGGCTCATCCGTGCATTCAAGCGCGAGGGGGTGACCGAGGCGATCATGGTCGGTAAGGTTCGGATGAGCCACCTGTTCGCCCGTGCTCGCCCCGACGTCCGGGGGAGCCTTCTCCTCTTTCGCATGAAGGACCGCCGGGGAGACACCATCATGGACGCGGTCGCCCAGGAGCTCGACCGGGAGGGGATTTCCCTGCTCGACTGTACCCGGTTTCTCACTCAAGTGTTGGTAGAGCCGGGGGTGCTAACCCGGAGAGCCCCGACAGCGCGGGAGTGGGACGACATCCGGTTCGGCCAAGAGGTTGCGCGAACCGTGGCCCAGTCCAAGATCGGGCAGACGGTCGTGGTGAAGAATGGCACGGTTCTCGCCGTGGAAGCCATTGAGGGGACCGACGCTGCAGTAAGGCGGGGGGCGGAGCTCGGAAGGGGAGGCGTGGTCGTTGTCAAGGTCTGCCGCCCGGATCACGATTTTCGTTTTGATGTGCCAGTAGTGGGGCCTGCCACCCTTGCAGTCCTGCGGGAGGTTGGAGGGACGGCTCTCGCGGTGGAAGCGAAACGGACCCTGCTCCTTGATCGCGAGGAAGCCCTTGCGCTCGCGGATGAGGCTGGCATTTCCGTTGTCGCGGACTAGTCATCGGGTGTCGACTGACGAGCGATGACCCCAGGTATTTCCAATTTCGAATTTCGAAATTCGAATTTCTGTGGCCGGTGAACCATGGGTGGTGAACGAAAAACACGGGTGGGTGTCATCGGGGTGGGGCATGTGGGGCAACACCACGCCCGGATCTACCGCGAACTTCCTGGGGTCGAGCTGGCCGGAATCGCCGATATCGATCCCGCAAGGCTTCAGGAGGTCAAGAGAGTTGCAGAAGCTCCCGTGTTTCAGGATTATCGGGAGCTTTTTGGCCACGTTGAGGCCGTCAGCCTTGCCGTCCCCACGCATCTGCACGCCCAAATCGCCCGTGAGTGTCTGGATCGAGGGGTCGACGTCCTCGTCGAGAAGCCCATGGCCCAGACCTTAGAGGAGGCAGAAGAGCTGACGGATCTGGCAAAGCGGCGCGGCCGGATTCTCCAGGTGGGTCACGTAGAGCGCTTCAACGGGGCCGTTCGGGCCCTTCACCGGATTGTCAAGACACCGGGGTTCATCGAGTGTCACCGCCTCAGCCCTTTCCCTCAGCGTGGCACCGACGTGGACGTGATTCTCGATCTCATGATCCACGACATCGACATCATCCTAAGTTTGGTGAAGTCTCCCGTCAGTCAAGTGAACGCCGTCGGGGTGCCCGTCCTGACCGATCGGGTGGACATTTCCAACGCCCGGCTCGAATTCGCCTCAGGGTGTGTGGCCAACGTGACCGCCAGCCGGGTGAGTATTGAGCGCCTCCGCAAGATCCGCATCTTTCAACCTGACACGTACATTTCTCTCGACTACGCTAGTCAAGAGATTACCCTCTTCCGTCGCCTGCCGCCAGACCTCGCGTCCCAGCCGCCCCAGCCTCCACAGATCGTCCGGGAGGAGGTGGTCGTAGAGAAGGAAGAACCCCTCCGCCTGCAGCTGATGAGCTTCTTGAGTTCCGTTCGGGAGCGCACGCGACCAGAGGTCTCGGGGGAGGAAGCGGTGGAAGCCCTCCGGGTCGCCTCCCAAATCCTCGCGAAGATATAAACAGATGTCCAAAGTCCCAAGTCCCAAGTCCGACGTCGTCAAAAACATAGAGGAGCCCCAGGCGGTTTTCGACTTTGGACGTTGGACCTTGGACTATGAATAAGAAGATCTTCATCGTTGCCGGCGAGGCCTCAGGGGATCTCCATGGAGCTGACCTGACACGGGCCCTCTGCAGCCTAGACCCCGAGGTCACCCTTGTGGGAATGGGAGGGGAGCGGATGCGGGAGGCGGGCGTCCATCTCCTGGTCGATGCTGGGGAGTTAGCCGCGGTGGGTCTCACCGAGGTCTTCTCTCGCCTTGCGGCGCTGGGACGGGCTTTTCGTAAGCTCCGGAGGGCCCTTGCGGTCCAACGTCCCGACCTTCTCCTCCTTATTGACTTCCCCGACTTCAACTTTTGGCTCGCTCGGTCCTCCCGGCGGATGGGGATTCCAATCCTCTACTATATTAGCCCTCAAGTCTGGGCCTGGCGCCGGGGACGGGTCCGGACGCTGAAAAGGCTGGTGGAGAAGGTCGTCGTTATATTTCCGTTTGAGGAAGCCCTCTATCGTGAGGCGGGAGTCCCCGTCGCTTTTGTCGGACACCCCATGCTGGACCGGCTCCGGGACGTCCCCACCAGAGAGGAAGCCCGCCGCCGACTGGGCTGCGGGGAGTTGGAACTCATCGTCGGCCTCCTTCCTGGGAGCCGGGAGGGGGAGATTATGCACCACCTTCCCGTGCTCAAAAGGGCAGTGGCCCAGATTGCCCAGGCAAAGCCCGACATCCGGTTTCTCCTCGCCGTGGCCAATTCTCTTCCCCCCTACCTCGTGGAAACGCTACTCGAGGGGAGCAATTCCCTCATTCGGCCTCTGTACGGACAGACCTATCAGGTCATGCGGGCGGCGGATTTGCTGATCACCGCGTCAGGGACGGCAACACTCGAAGCAGGGCTCCTCGGAACCCCGATGATTATTGTCTACCAGGTCTCTCGGCTCACCTGGTGGGCCGGGAAGCTCTTGGTGGATGTTCCCTCCATCGGGATGGTAAACTTAGTTGCAGGAAGGCGGGTGGTCCCCGAGCTCATCCAGAATGATTTTACGCCAGAGCGGGTCGCCAGAATCGCCCTGGAGCTGCTGCACAGCCCCGAGGCCCTCGGTGCGATTCGTCAGGAACTGAATGAAGTTCGGGGAAGGCTAGGGGAGGAGGGGGCCTCTCTTCGTGCCGCCCGAGAGGTGCTGAAGACGCTCCAAGAGACGGAGGACAGGGGTTAGCGGTGGGACGAGGCTGGAAGCGGTACCGGACGCATCCTGTTGTCCTAGGTGTGCTCACCAGGCTGGCGGCAGTTGTGATGCGTGGACTTTTCCGGTCCCTGCGGGTTGCCTATGTGGGGCGCGAGGTCCTTGACCGGCTCATTCAGGAGGAGGGGAAGCAAGTCCTCGTGGCCTTCTGGCACGGCCGGCTCCTCATGATGCCCTTTGGGCCCTTTGGCAATCCCCAGGTTCGCTGGAGCATTATGGTCAGTCGGCACGCGGATGGGGAATATATCAGTCGGGTGGCAGAACGCCTTGGCATTTACTCGGTTCGGGGATCGGCCCGCCGGGGCGGTCCCTGGGCACTTTTGGGCATGATTCGGGCCTCCCGGAAGGGGTCTCACCTGGCCATTACACCCGACGGGCCCATCGGCCCCAGGGAACAGGTAAAGCCAGGGACCATCGAGCTCGCCCGTCTAGCCGGCACGCCGATCATCCCCGTTGCCTTTGCCGCTTCACGGGGGAAGTTCCTGCACAGCTGGGACCGGTTTCTGATTCCCTATCCTTTTGCACGTGGGGTCTTTGTCTGTGGAGAACCGGTCTTGGTATCACCCAAGGCCGGGTCCGACGAAGTGGAAAAGGCGCGGGCCGTCTTGGAAGAACACCTTCACCACATTACGGCGGTGGCGGATGCCTATTTTAAACAGCGGCAGTCAGCCATCTGAATGAGATACGAAGAAGCAGTTTCCATGGTGACAGCCGACGATGACAGCGGATTGAACCGATGAGAATCCTGTACAGCATCGGACTCTTCTTTGCCATGCTTCCCTACCTACCCCGCTACCTCCGCCGCATGGGTCGGAGCGGTCCATTCGGTCTCGGGCTCACGGAGCGGCTTGGCCGATACCCGGAGGCGCTCACCGGCCGGCTTCAGGGAAAGCATCCCCTCTGGCTGCATTCGGTCTCGGTCGGGGAGGCGGTCGTAGGGAGCATTCTGGTTTCAAGGCTCCTTGCGCGGCGTCCCGGACTTCCCATTCTTGTTTCGACCGTCACCCCGACAGGGCGAAAGGTGGCAGAGGAGCGGATTCCCCAAGCAGAAGCGTTCATCTACTGGCCCCTCGACTTCCCCGGATCGGTGAACCGGGCCCTCACGGCCGTCGCTCCCCGGCTTGTCCTGCTCACGGAGGGGGAGATTTGGCCAAACTTCCTTGACACCTGCCACCACCGACAGGTTCCGGTCTTGCTGGTCAATGGTCGGATTTCGCAGCGATCCCTCCGGGGCTATCAGTTCGTCAAGCCGCTATTCCGCCGGGTCTTGGATCAGATCTCCCTCTTCTGCATGCGAGGGGAGGTCGATGCTGAAAGGATCTTAGCGTTGGGAGCCGATCCTCAGCGAGTCGTCGTGACCGGGAACATCAAGTATGATGACGAAGATGGAAATAGCCACTTTCCTCCCCATCTTGACGCGGTTGTACGTCTCATGGACGGCCGACCCGTCTGGGTCGCAGGGAGTACCCACCGGGGGGAGGAAAGTATTATCCTGCAAGCCTTTCGCCAGGTCAGGAGCGAAGTTCCCGATTCAGTGCTGGTGCTTGCGCCACGTCATCCGGAACGGGTTCCCGAAGTGGAGACGCTCCTCCGGGAGGCAGATTTTCCCTTTGTCCGCCGGACCCATCTCCCAGAAAATAGTTCCGCGCTTCCGCCGGTCATCCTGGTCGACACGATGGGAGAACTCGGTCACCTGTATGCCCTCGCCACGGTGGTCTTTGTTGGGGGAAGTCTGGTCCCGGTGGGTGGGCACAATATCCTCGAGCCCGCGAGATATCGGCGGCCCATTCTGTTTGGTCCCCACATGGATAATTTTGCAGAGGTGGCTGAAGCGTTCCTGGGAGAAGGAATGTCTCACCAGGTTCGTGACACCCGTGAGCTTGTCGCGCG of Candidatus Methylomirabilota bacterium contains these proteins:
- a CDS encoding OmpH family outer membrane protein, yielding MRRRFPHALTGLVLAGVFVGAGVVPVRAQTVKIGFVDLQRVLVGSKRGQEVLANLQAKKDAKQREIEAQEKEIRQMEANLQKQRDALTEDAKKDREREIRDRTRDLRRAVEDLSRSFTERERDLQQRLIQEVAVVVRAYGKEKGYLLIMEKRLSGVMYGSETVDLTDEMIAAYDASVSKK
- the bamA gene encoding outer membrane protein assembly factor BamA; the encoded protein is MVRTLRTILILGPVFFLALRCPTIAWGQQTPLIKEIDIRGNRQVESGAIRQRIQTRVGDPFSPPKIRGDVERLFKMGFFDDVKVEAEELEGGLRLVYIVKEKPSVRAIRIEGVGDIDEDDILNRIDFGEGTVFNPQAVSRNADNIRSLYEEEGFYTAQVVGRFEKVSDTEVDVIFEIQQGPKFFVRDITFVGNEGLSARKLRKILATKERFFIPFLQPGVLKRSDLKQDVARIKAFSLDQGYLQVKVAEPEIHVDSEDQRLDIVIRIAEGSRFRVGNVQVEGSKIFTVEELQADLKLPKQEFFSRDFLRQDMAFLTGKYAELGYVFADIVPVTRVRPDETIVDVTLEVTEGIKTFVERIEIRGNTKTRDRVIRRYVPLAEGDVYNGKLLQQARAALGGLGYFEAVEVKTARGSAPDQLVLTIDVKEKPTGRVGLGGGFSTSGGALGSVFLSEDNIFGLGKRMRISATLGTVTSALNFTWDDPFFLDSEYSMHFAVFDRISDFDDFEEDRLGAEIRFGRRFLTYNSASLGYLYERVKITDVSPTASQAIKDEEGTTNTSSLNFGVNRVVLDNPGRPTRGYRAGLLGEVAGGFLGADTDFYKGILNAQYHYPLWKEFEVLGMIRGRGGFVKTFGDTVEVPLQERFFLGGSGSFRGSKFRELSPRALDGTGDRIGGNKFALLTVEAEFPIIKTFVNLSGALFADAANVFREGKSFEFDMFYAFGVGVGVVTPFGPVRVDLAYNPDPTVKNGNEDFLFHFNAGRAF
- the lpxB gene encoding lipid-A-disaccharide synthase, giving the protein MNKKIFIVAGEASGDLHGADLTRALCSLDPEVTLVGMGGERMREAGVHLLVDAGELAAVGLTEVFSRLAALGRAFRKLRRALAVQRPDLLLLIDFPDFNFWLARSSRRMGIPILYYISPQVWAWRRGRVRTLKRLVEKVVVIFPFEEALYREAGVPVAFVGHPMLDRLRDVPTREEARRRLGCGELELIVGLLPGSREGEIMHHLPVLKRAVAQIAQAKPDIRFLLAVANSLPPYLVETLLEGSNSLIRPLYGQTYQVMRAADLLITASGTATLEAGLLGTPMIIVYQVSRLTWWAGKLLVDVPSIGMVNLVAGRRVVPELIQNDFTPERVARIALELLHSPEALGAIRQELNEVRGRLGEEGASLRAAREVLKTLQETEDRG
- a CDS encoding lysophospholipid acyltransferase family protein; protein product: MGRGWKRYRTHPVVLGVLTRLAAVVMRGLFRSLRVAYVGREVLDRLIQEEGKQVLVAFWHGRLLMMPFGPFGNPQVRWSIMVSRHADGEYISRVAERLGIYSVRGSARRGGPWALLGMIRASRKGSHLAITPDGPIGPREQVKPGTIELARLAGTPIIPVAFAASRGKFLHSWDRFLIPYPFARGVFVCGEPVLVSPKAGSDEVEKARAVLEEHLHHITAVADAYFKQRQSAI
- the lpxA gene encoding acyl-ACP--UDP-N-acetylglucosamine O-acyltransferase, producing MSTVAGKKRRGRPVTRGRESIRLHPTAIVAPTAQLGGGVTIGPLAVIGERVCIGEGTTIGSHVVIDGWTEIGRGCRIFPHAVLGTEPQDLKFHGEKSHLFVGDHTVIREFATVNRGTASGGGKTVVGDHTFIMAYAHVAHDCFLGDHVILANAATLGGHVTIEDYAIVGGLCGVHQFCRIGKYALVGGCSAVNQDIPPFIKAQGNRPELYGLNSVGLKRHDFSKETLQKLRRAYRLLFQSGLNTSDGMARVEEEVRDCPEVTYLVQFIKFSQRGITR
- the fabZ gene encoding 3-hydroxyacyl-ACP dehydratase FabZ, with protein sequence MGDGGMDILEIQKHIPHRHPFLLVDRILEVEKGHRIAGIKNVTINEPFFAGHFPGRPIMPGVLLIEGMAQAGGVLWSVTIDALQGGTPQYMYFAAIDKVKFRRPVYPGDQVRYEVKMVSLKGRFCKMRGSATVDGQLVVEADLVAMRVEPDQ
- a CDS encoding Gfo/Idh/MocA family oxidoreductase is translated as MGGERKTRVGVIGVGHVGQHHARIYRELPGVELAGIADIDPARLQEVKRVAEAPVFQDYRELFGHVEAVSLAVPTHLHAQIARECLDRGVDVLVEKPMAQTLEEAEELTDLAKRRGRILQVGHVERFNGAVRALHRIVKTPGFIECHRLSPFPQRGTDVDVILDLMIHDIDIILSLVKSPVSQVNAVGVPVLTDRVDISNARLEFASGCVANVTASRVSIERLRKIRIFQPDTYISLDYASQEITLFRRLPPDLASQPPQPPQIVREEVVVEKEEPLRLQLMSFLSSVRERTRPEVSGEEAVEALRVASQILAKI
- the lpxI gene encoding UDP-2,3-diacylglucosamine diphosphatase LpxI (LpxI, functionally equivalent to LpxH, replaces it in LPS biosynthesis in a minority of bacteria.) is translated as MKRVGIIAGSGPLPMMAAREAKGLGWEVVVVAIREEADPAVEAVADRIHWIGVGQLGGLIRAFKREGVTEAIMVGKVRMSHLFARARPDVRGSLLLFRMKDRRGDTIMDAVAQELDREGISLLDCTRFLTQVLVEPGVLTRRAPTAREWDDIRFGQEVARTVAQSKIGQTVVVKNGTVLAVEAIEGTDAAVRRGAELGRGGVVVVKVCRPDHDFRFDVPVVGPATLAVLREVGGTALAVEAKRTLLLDREEALALADEAGISVVAD
- a CDS encoding 3-deoxy-D-manno-octulosonic acid transferase encodes the protein MRILYSIGLFFAMLPYLPRYLRRMGRSGPFGLGLTERLGRYPEALTGRLQGKHPLWLHSVSVGEAVVGSILVSRLLARRPGLPILVSTVTPTGRKVAEERIPQAEAFIYWPLDFPGSVNRALTAVAPRLVLLTEGEIWPNFLDTCHHRQVPVLLVNGRISQRSLRGYQFVKPLFRRVLDQISLFCMRGEVDAERILALGADPQRVVVTGNIKYDDEDGNSHFPPHLDAVVRLMDGRPVWVAGSTHRGEESIILQAFRQVRSEVPDSVLVLAPRHPERVPEVETLLREADFPFVRRTHLPENSSALPPVILVDTMGELGHLYALATVVFVGGSLVPVGGHNILEPARYRRPILFGPHMDNFAEVAEAFLGEGMSHQVRDTRELVARVVELFRDTAAAREMGEAAYRVLDRNRGAAERTVTLVERFL